Within the Aspergillus luchuensis IFO 4308 DNA, chromosome 5, nearly complete sequence genome, the region TCTCACCGTTGGCTAAGGCCGATTTCCTGCCGCGTCCTCTTTTCTTAGAGACGCTGTTGGATATCTGCGAGGGACCACCAGAACCTTGTTGATTCGGGGTTTGGGCAGATTCTTGATTCGAACTTGTCTTCTCGTCTACAGTGGCAGAACGCTGCGTCTTGCGACGTTTGGCAGATGGGAGCTGTTCTTCGAATGACGTGGTGACAGGTGTAGGGGGCAATGAGATAGAAGAGTGGGATAAGTTCGAAGGAAGAGCTTCTGGTTCACGTGTTGTTTTACGTGATGCACGAGACGAACTTCGACGTGTTTCTCTCTGGAGATCTGGTTAGAAATCGAAGAAAGAGACGCGAGGCAGAAAGTTGCAGAAGACTTACGGGAGTCAAgtcgagagagagagcagcgGGGGACCCAAGTTCCCTCGCAACAGAAGCCCTACCAACCACTTCAGTGTTATTAGCTTCCATCGCAGTGAATAGCCAGTGAATAGCCTGATCCAGGTGAATCCCCAAGTCCCAAAACGGGATTCAGTCTTTGTTCGGCTTACTTGTTCACTGTTTCTCAATCACTTCAATCCCTTCAGCAACCCCGAAATACGGCTTGTCCCGGCCGAGTCCTGTATTATACAACCACTGATACTTCGGAGGTAACGGACAGAATGGCAGGCGGACTACAGTGTCTATTCCTGTCGAAATGAAGGTATTCAATCGGAAGGGTTATGCGACGGGGATTTGGGGCTTGTCGGGCCTGTGAGACGAGGCGAGAGTCAGTGAATGGAATGAGGGCCGATGGACGATTCGGAAAACGGAGGCAAGCAGGAGCGGCACCTCCTGGAAACCCAGAACACCTGGCATGAACCACCAACGGGGCACGAAGCAGTCCAACTATCTTCTCCACGTACCAATATCCAGCTATACTCGTTGTAATTGTAACCACAACCGCGCAGATCCAACTTGTCGTGATCGGAGACCAGGGTGGCCCGTCGGTGAAGCGGAGGCGAGGAGTCGGAACGTCAAGGCAAACTGCAGGCGCAGGGGGGCTCCCGGGGCTAGAGGAGAGGCATAAAAGACATGGCGCAAATGCAAAGGAGCGACTATTGAGCCGTTCGAGGATCTCCGGGATCGCAACAGTGGCAGACAAACCCGATAGTCCGGACGAGGgagcgaagaagaaatgtTTGGCAGCCCGAACTCCATCGAGATGCCGGGAAATTAGGGCTTGCACGGGCGGCGGGCGGTCACTGGACCGCCGCTTGCCCCAAAGCCGCGGGCGCTTATCTTAGCGCATCTTCCGCTTCGGCCTGTTCGTGTCGTCGCTCCAGCTTCCCATTCCTCTCGCTATACCCCCGGTGTTTGGCCTTgtcgctttcttcttttccgttCATTCTACTGCCTGGTCGCTGTGGTTTCGGTCTCTCGCTCATCATGCAGCTGTGGCACTCCGTTCTCCAGCTCTCCTTGCTGGCTTCTGCTGCTATCCCGACCGCGGCTGCCTCCGCATGGGGATTTACTGATGCCACCGTGTCAGTAAACACCAAAGGCGCTGGTGTCGGTGCGGGCGTAAAGGAGGTGTACGTTTCTTATTTTCTACGTCGTTATCTTGCTCTTCTGGAACCTTTGAACTGATGGTATCTCTCAATTGACAGTATCCCCGATAACAAAGCTCTTACCAAGCCCGTCGCCCTTGGAGTCGCCGATACCTTGAAAGTTACCTTGACAGCTCAAGAAGGACGCACCGGAAAGCACGCACACCAAGtgtacctcctcctccaggatCCTGAGACCGGATTGGACATTTCATACCCTTTCAACGTCAAGGACAATGGCAAGTCCAGGCTTGACCTGGTAGGTGGCCTGCACTACACGCCGAACCAGCTAGGGCACAGCTGATGTATACTTCAGACCCAGAAAGACCTTCCCGTTCAATTCCTTTCCGCCTCCGAGCCTCTTGAGGCCCGATTCCTGATCGGATCCTTCGGCGAGTCAACCGCATACAATGCTGCTGCCTTCCAGCTGGATGTGACCCGTAACGCCGATGAGCCCGTCCCGACCGTCGAGGTTTCGCGGTATGGAAAGCTTCCTGAGATCCACCACATCTTCAAGAGCGACCCTCAAAGCCCTCCCATCGTGATTACGCTGGCTTTTGTCGCCATGGTGCTCGCTACTCTGCCCGTTCTGGGCGGTGTGGTAAGTTCTACTCtatacttttcttttcaataCGTCTCTGACACTGCTCCAGTGGCTCTTCCTTGGCGTCAACGTCAACCACCTGCCTACTGCCTTGAAGTCGGCTCCTATCCCTCACATTGTGTTCCTTggctccctcctctccatcgagggcatcttcttcctgtacTATAGTTCTTGGACTCTCTTCCAGATCCTCCCTGCTGTCGCAGTGGCCGGATCCGTCGCATTCGTCAGCGGTAGCCGCGCTCTGGGTGAAGTCCAGGGCAGACGGCTTGCCGGACTCAGGTAAATGCAGTACTGGACTACTGCTGCCTGAGAGAGTATTATTGAAGTAGTGTTCCTGTAGGGAACCAGGCTTGTGCAGACAAGCCTTACTGTATGAGTGTAGCAAAACAGACATGAATAGGACTAGCATCTACTATACGATACTTATCATAACACATCTCTATAAAAAAGTACTACCTAGACGGTCAGGGGTATCCCACCTCCCAAATCACAATAACAACAGCAAAGCAACAATATCAAAAGAACAAGTAAATAATTCGTAATGGCTGACGTCACCCGCGCGGCTAGTCCATCATCCCAAACAGGCTAGTCCGCCCGATCCTCTGCAGAAGGCAATTGAATCCATGTAAAAccgatcatcaccaccaccgcaattATTATGCTTCCAGAACATCAGTGCTAAACCCCAGCTCCACCCCCAGATCCGCAATCTCAAATCCTCCAGAACCGCCAACCCATGGgcgcctcatcctccaagCCCGCGAGATCCGCCGCCCAGGCTGTCTCGCGGCGCCAATACCCAAAACAACCCGTTTCTCCTCcgacctcctccccagcacaaccaccaccagcatctAAACCCACAagacagcaacaacaaccacaaccacaaccacaaccaccgcGACAACCGTCGAGAGCACCCCCCACAGGACCAACCTACCACTCAAAAGAACCTCCCTCTCTCGAGCGTTCATCAGGTACGTACATACACCTccatctttccctccctcaacTCCATAAATCTCAAACTAACAATATCTCTACAAAGCAATCGACCTCGACGGCCGCGACCCAGACTTCGCCGCACAACTTCGCACCATCGGCCCCGTGACTCCTAACCCGACCTTCTCCCACACTAGCACGTTTGCGCGCCAACAACCCGCGCCCACCGTCTTCCCGCCTGCATCTAACCCGGCGTTACTGGTTTTCTCGGCGCGGCAGCGCCTCACCAAGGCCGCGGAGCAGGAGTTCGAGGCGATGGGGAGATCGGGGTTCCAGGGCAGGGAGTTTGTTGATGCGTTTACCATTCGGCAGGTCTTGTCGATGAGGGATAGGCAGGGATtgtcggcggaggagattgagaggCTGTTGAGGTTGAAGAGTGGTGTTGTGGGTAGGTTGGGGGcgaggggggtggttggggataTTGGTTGATGGGTTGAGATACCTGGTGTACAGGAATAAGTGTACGATAGGGAAGagtggatgtatgtatgtatgcatggtTATGGAATGGCATTGTAATATTatggatggagaagttgttgtAGATGGCTTGTTTGGGGCCCGTCAGCGTGATGCGTAGGATTCAATATATGGACTGCATGTTGTTGCTAAGTTGCTACATTATAGCAGATCTCATGCGATTCTGTGGGGATGTGGAATTGGAGAATTCGAACTTCCTCTACAACATTGTCGGTCTTCAATACACCGGGTTTCAAATAGCCTTGATCGATTGGATCTGTCCATACGTCCCATTTATCCCGGTCCCTCATTTCCATAATATGAAGTGCATTCATCCTCGATGCTTGGTCCTAATATACCAGCCCTCTCTATACTTATGCCCTCATTGCACTGGAAATGCCTACTCAGGTTGCTCCTCGGGATGAGCTATAACAGAAATACGGATTCAGAGAATTGCCTAGGATAAAGCTGATACCAGGCCCTGTACACACTGGTGGCTTTGTTAATGATTTTATGGTTCTTGGGTATGGATCCAGTTATTGCATGTCTGAAGCACTCCAAagcatggtggtgatggatttGTTATACTTCCTATGCTCGGTTCCTCACCATTGTCGCAGGATATTTCAAGCAACTACAAGAACACTACACTTCTTAGCATCTCAATTTCTAGCTATGAGTATGTGCTATAAGACCGCAGGTTTTTTAAGTGTTTGTTTTAGATTACATTTGTAGATCGTGTGTCTGATGTTATAGACTTCAGCCATTATATATAGTGATGCCGCCAGGGAAAATCTCGGTATAAATCTTGACATTATCATGATCTCAACATTTATTCTTCCGAACAACAGAACAACAAGCACACATaataaaaaacaaaataaagTCTAAAAAAACAGCAAAAGAACCTATTTTGATCCAAGAACCTGGAAAGAGAGCGAAAAATCAAAAACAtctccccgactgggagtcgaacccaGGTCTCCCGCGCTTGTTCCTGTTAAGGATTGACAAGCGGAAATCATGACCGTTAGACCATCGAGGATTGTTGTTGTAAGCCCCCTCCAACTTACGCCATAACAGCCATCTCTCACTACTTCCtaaaactactactagaagCACAAGGCCCATTGTCCTCCGAACCATGAAACCTACACCCCGAGATG harbors:
- a CDS encoding uncharacterized protein (COG:S;~EggNog:ENOG410PRU3) — translated: MGASSSKPARSAAQAVSRRQYPKQPVSPPTSSPAQPPPASKPTRQQQQPQPQPQPPRQPSRAPPTGPTYHSKEPPSLERSSAIDLDGRDPDFAAQLRTIGPVTPNPTFSHTSTFARQQPAPTVFPPASNPALLVFSARQRLTKAAEQEFEAMGRSGFQGREFVDAFTIRQVLSMRDRQGLSAEEIERLLRLKSGVVGRLGARGVVGDIG
- a CDS encoding putative oligosaccharyltransferase subunit ribophorin II (COG:O;~EggNog:ENOG410PK8H;~InterPro:IPR008814;~SECRETED:SignalP(1-23);~TransMembrane:3 (n7-18c23/24o190-218i230-250o256-277i);~go_component: GO:0008250 - oligosaccharyltransferase complex [Evidence IEA];~go_component: GO:0016021 - integral component of membrane [Evidence IEA];~go_process: GO:0006487 - protein N-linked glycosylation [Evidence IEA]); this translates as MQLWHSVLQLSLLASAAIPTAAASAWGFTDATVSVNTKGAGVGAGVKEVIPDNKALTKPVALGVADTLKVTLTAQEGRTGKHAHQVYLLLQDPETGLDISYPFNVKDNGKSRLDLTQKDLPVQFLSASEPLEARFLIGSFGESTAYNAAAFQLDVTRNADEPVPTVEVSRYGKLPEIHHIFKSDPQSPPIVITLAFVAMVLATLPVLGGVWLFLGVNVNHLPTALKSAPIPHIVFLGSLLSIEGIFFLYYSSWTLFQILPAVAVAGSVAFVSGSRALGEVQGRRLAGLR